One genomic window of Candidatus Nitrospira nitrosa includes the following:
- a CDS encoding peptidase associated/transthyretin-like domain-containing protein, whose protein sequence is MMKRATWHGLMVACACAFNLAVTPGSEAYEEIFLTEGGSLSGTVHLHGKVPMPKGYNLTTVPDPVYCGRISDGKGWRLLQPFDVGSQGEFRNVVVYLEGIEKGKSFGEYTPPRIEAIDCRFMPYITLVRDLHNVMVVNMDPALHDIQAYETSNLGPRVLFNIPLPISSRYPREAGLSAHVHKHYEGATVIQSVKMTKDRKIFTMQCGFHPYMESWALVTDHPYYAVADNEGQFQLTDIPPGTYKLKVWHPYIGDKIEQTVTIQPNTQASVDLTVEAPTGRLYANQMVENAYVRYTITEDVQSQIVPTLEKQRLNEGP, encoded by the coding sequence ATGATGAAGAGAGCTACATGGCACGGTCTGATGGTCGCATGTGCCTGTGCGTTCAATCTCGCGGTTACGCCTGGCAGCGAAGCCTATGAAGAAATATTTTTGACTGAAGGCGGATCGCTTTCTGGAACGGTTCACCTCCACGGCAAAGTCCCGATGCCAAAGGGGTACAATCTCACAACCGTGCCGGACCCGGTCTATTGCGGCCGGATTTCTGATGGGAAAGGGTGGAGATTGCTACAGCCGTTTGACGTCGGATCACAGGGAGAGTTCCGCAACGTCGTTGTGTATCTCGAGGGCATCGAGAAGGGCAAATCGTTCGGCGAGTACACACCGCCGAGAATCGAAGCCATTGATTGCCGTTTTATGCCGTATATCACACTTGTTCGCGATCTTCACAACGTAATGGTGGTGAATATGGACCCTGCCTTACACGACATTCAAGCCTATGAGACATCGAACCTCGGACCTCGCGTCTTGTTCAATATTCCATTACCGATCAGCTCACGATATCCTCGTGAAGCCGGGTTGAGCGCGCATGTCCACAAGCACTACGAAGGAGCCACCGTGATTCAATCGGTCAAGATGACCAAAGATCGGAAGATTTTCACCATGCAATGCGGGTTTCATCCGTATATGGAGAGCTGGGCGCTGGTCACCGACCATCCATATTACGCAGTCGCCGATAACGAAGGACAATTCCAGCTCACCGACATTCCCCCCGGCACCTATAAGTTGAAAGTCTGGCATCCATATATTGGAGACAAGATTGAGCAGACCGTCACAATTCAGCCCAATACGCAGGCCAGCGTCGATCTGACCGTCGAGGCACCAACCGGCCGGCTCTATGCCAATCAAATGGTTGAAAACGCCTATGTCCGATACACGATTACGGAGGACGTGCAGAGTCAAATCGTACCGACATTGGAGAAGCAACGTCTCAACGAAGGACCGTAA
- the hflC gene encoding protease modulator HflC, whose amino-acid sequence MTKQGFALTLLAVIIALFVLGASPLFVVDVIQTAIVVQLGKPVRNITEPGLYLKVPFVQEVTYFDKRLLDYDSNAQDVITSDKKTLLLDNFAKWRIVDPLKVYQNFQSQRGALQRLHDIIYSELRVELGRHELLEIVSSTRADIMKVVTERAKEKAAGYGIDIQDVRIKRADLPEQNEKAVFARMQAERERQAKQYRAEGAEEAQKIRSEAEKDREIILAQAYKESEELRGGGDAKAFRIYADAYRQDQKFFEFTRSMEAYKTAFKDGSTLVMSPDSEFFRYLKQR is encoded by the coding sequence ATGACCAAGCAGGGATTCGCACTGACACTCCTTGCCGTGATCATCGCGTTATTTGTGCTGGGGGCCTCTCCGCTCTTCGTTGTAGACGTCATCCAGACCGCGATCGTCGTCCAGCTCGGGAAACCCGTTCGAAACATCACCGAACCAGGGCTCTACCTGAAAGTTCCGTTCGTCCAAGAAGTCACCTACTTCGACAAACGGCTCTTGGATTATGACTCGAACGCCCAGGACGTTATTACCTCTGACAAGAAGACCCTCTTGCTGGATAATTTTGCGAAATGGCGCATTGTCGACCCCTTGAAGGTGTATCAGAACTTCCAGAGCCAACGAGGCGCGCTCCAACGACTGCACGATATCATCTATTCCGAGCTCCGGGTGGAATTAGGTCGGCACGAATTGCTCGAAATCGTCTCGAGCACGAGAGCGGACATTATGAAAGTGGTCACCGAACGAGCCAAGGAAAAGGCTGCGGGGTACGGCATCGATATTCAGGATGTACGGATCAAGCGAGCCGATTTGCCGGAACAGAACGAGAAAGCCGTTTTCGCGCGCATGCAAGCGGAACGCGAGCGCCAGGCCAAACAATATCGAGCGGAAGGCGCCGAAGAAGCGCAGAAGATTCGATCGGAAGCGGAAAAAGACCGGGAAATTATCCTCGCCCAAGCCTACAAAGAGTCGGAAGAGCTTCGTGGCGGCGGGGACGCCAAAGCCTTCCGAATCTATGCCGACGCCTACCGACAGGATCAAAAGTTTTTCGAGTTTACACGTTCGATGGAGGCCTATAAGACCGCGTTTAAGGACGGCTCAACCCTGGTGATGAGTCCGGACTCGGAATTCTTCCGCTACTTGAAGCAACGCTGA
- the hflK gene encoding FtsH protease activity modulator HflK, producing the protein MVWDPKDPWGKKPDPIEDVLKQAKSKMKELFAAGDFDGWKNHLPAGGLLNVVITALLIFFIWQAVFIVAPDEEGVVKRFGVPVRTVEPGPHFKIPFAETVLQPKVAKLYRVEVGFRTSQQGRQQMVPQEALMLTGDMNILAIEFIVQYKIKESREFLFNVADIHETIGKAAEASMREVVGKSKIDEALTTGKAVIQQDTLTLLQTILDQYQSGVQIAAVQLQDVDPPEAVAAAFKDVTNAKEDREKLINQAQGYRNDIIPRAKGEAAELVNRARGFAQARLNRAQGETNRFLATLKEYNQAKDVISKRIYIETMEEILPSMEKIIIDGKGGERLLPYLPLDRRSKPTSMTGAKTTPQTEGEESRSESPTLKPRGSRS; encoded by the coding sequence ATGGTCTGGGACCCAAAAGATCCGTGGGGCAAGAAGCCTGACCCGATTGAGGACGTGCTCAAGCAAGCCAAGTCGAAGATGAAGGAGCTGTTCGCTGCTGGAGACTTTGATGGGTGGAAAAATCACCTGCCAGCGGGAGGACTGCTCAATGTGGTTATCACCGCCTTGCTTATCTTCTTCATCTGGCAGGCGGTCTTTATCGTCGCGCCGGATGAAGAAGGTGTCGTCAAGCGGTTCGGTGTGCCGGTTCGGACGGTCGAGCCGGGTCCCCACTTCAAAATCCCCTTCGCTGAGACCGTCCTCCAACCCAAGGTGGCAAAACTCTACCGGGTCGAGGTCGGCTTTCGCACCAGCCAGCAGGGCCGCCAGCAAATGGTGCCCCAAGAAGCCTTGATGTTGACCGGCGATATGAACATCCTGGCAATCGAATTTATCGTGCAATACAAGATCAAAGAATCCCGCGAGTTTCTGTTCAACGTGGCGGATATCCATGAGACCATCGGCAAAGCTGCGGAAGCCTCCATGCGGGAAGTGGTGGGGAAGAGCAAGATCGACGAAGCCTTAACCACGGGCAAAGCCGTCATTCAGCAAGACACCCTGACGCTCTTACAAACGATCTTGGATCAGTACCAATCCGGTGTGCAGATTGCTGCGGTGCAGCTGCAAGACGTGGATCCGCCGGAAGCGGTCGCCGCCGCCTTCAAGGATGTGACGAACGCCAAGGAAGATCGAGAAAAACTCATCAACCAAGCACAGGGGTATCGTAACGACATCATTCCAAGAGCCAAGGGGGAAGCGGCTGAACTGGTGAACCGAGCCAGGGGGTTTGCGCAGGCCCGCCTCAACCGTGCCCAGGGAGAGACAAACCGGTTCCTCGCCACCCTGAAAGAGTACAACCAGGCAAAAGATGTGATCAGCAAGCGGATTTACATCGAGACGATGGAAGAGATCCTGCCGAGCATGGAGAAGATCATCATTGATGGGAAGGGTGGAGAGCGCTTGCTCCCGTATCTTCCGTTGGATCGCCGCTCCAAACCGACGTCCATGACCGGAGCCAAGACAACCCCACAGACAGAGGGTGAAGAGTCGCGGTCGGAATCGCCCACGCTGAAACCGAGAGGCTCACGATCATGA